The DNA segment CGGCGACGCCGAGCCGCGTCTTCGCCGCCTTCGCGCAGGCAGAGCAACTCGCCCAGTGGTGGGGACCCAGCGGCTTCACGAACACTTTCGCGACCTTCGACTTCAAGCCCGGCGGCCGCTGGGTCTTCGTCATGCACGGCCCCGACGGCACCGACTACCCCAACCAGTCCGTCTTCCGCGAGATCGTGCCCGACGCGAAGATCGTCATCGAGCACGTCAAGGGGCACTGGTTCCGACTCACGGTGACCCTGAGCGCGCGCGGCG comes from the bacterium genome and includes:
- a CDS encoding polyketide cyclase; protein product: ATPSRVFAAFAQAEQLAQWWGPSGFTNTFATFDFKPGGRWVFVMHGPDGTDYPNQSVFREIVPDAKIVIEHVKGHWFRLTVTLSARGDQTHLAWLQEFESAEVADELRAIVVPANEQNLDRLEALLAGRPAASAE